The DNA window TTGCTGCAGACGCACGTAGCGCACCGTGAGCTGaatctcccccagcccctggtgccCGAGATCCCCGTCTCTGTAAAGAAAGGCCTTGTCATTTCTCTTGCCATTACAAGTGCTGACCTCTCCCCGCACCCCCAAGAAGCATGtaagttaataaaataattctcAGTAAGGTTCCTTTTAGTTGGAAGTCAGTTCTATCCAGCATTCATGTAAAATTATCCTGTTTCACAGTAGGAAAAGCATGGCACAGTAGGAAGAACCCTGGAGCAGCATCTGCCTTTATACTGTGATTTCCTGTGGAACCTTGGGTGAGTTATTCGACCTTTATGATAGTAAGTTCTATCTtgtagggttattgtgaagatcaaATTAAATAACATGCTAAGCCCAGAGTCAACATTTAATAAATGGCAGCCACTGATTATATCATTCCACATTCTAAGCTTTCCATATCATCCCAGTATAAATAACTCTTTAGAATTCAGGGTATGTTTCTGCTGTAAGGAACCTTAACAACTGAAGTCCCACATCTACTTTATAGTTGGTGTGTAGCTAGAACCACATGAGACTTTTTGGCACGTGCACACGTGCTTTCTCTCCCCCCAGCCTGTGTTCTTTCTGTCTCACCATGCTGCCTCTTATGAAGCCATTTTGTGAAAAACCAGAACTTGCACAGAAAAGTAAGTTCATATCTACTTTCCCATCCAGGGAGGCATTTTTCATGCAGGTCGTTTTAGAAAAGATTAAGCAGCGAAGTGCGTACTCAGTGCTCAGGCTGTCATCTGTCAGGTCAAAGCAGGAAGAGGCCCGGGAGTTGAGCGAGGACACGCTGGGAGCCGGCCTCTTGGGCGGCCACGCGAATAGGGAAGCAGGGCATTTCGTGGGTCTGGGGGACTTGATGGGCCCTGGACAGGGGGGGCCTGGGGCAGCCAGGAAGGTGGTGGACACACTCTTCTTCTCCCCCGTGGGTGCACAGAACCCTCTGGCTCTGTCCTTGCCTTTGGGCTCTGGGCCCATCTCTTGAAGTGAGGGCTTGGTGGCAGCGATGGTGGCACGGGTGGTGGCTGTGCTGCTTTCGGAGGCAGAAGCAGGGTCTGGAGGGCGCGGCAAAGCTGCAGGGCCCTCTCCCTGCGCTGGGGCTCTGGGGCCCTGGTTGGTGGCACCCTTAATGAGCAGAGGGCCTTTCTTCAGGGCTTCAGGTCCTGTGTATGGGCTTCCCAGCTCTCGTTCTTCCAAGTGCAGCAACTGTAAGCAGATGACAGGGTGGTTTATGGGCTGGGCACGCCACTACCACTCTCTCCCCCTCTGCTCTCACCTACCTCTGGGAAATGGTTCCTTCTCTTTTCTGGAAGGAACCGTTTTCTCAAAACTCAGTTCCTTCCTGACTCCCCAGTCCAATGGATTTGTACCCCCCAGACCATATCTTTTTACCCCCAGACCCTATCTAtcttccttaacctctctgcctCTGACTCACTCTGACCAGAgcttctctcttttcccttcctcctgcctcaCCAGTCTTCCTGAAGACTCAATTCTGATCCCCTTTTCTCTATCCACTGGTGCTGGATGCTGGAGACCTGGCCAATTCTCACAGCGTGCACTTCCCCTCCGTGCAGAGGACTCCCAGAGCTACACCTCCAGTCTTGCCCTCACCTTAACCTTCATATAGATCACCAGCTGCCTTCTGGATCTGGTCATTTCTAGCTGTCACCTTATTTACCATTGCTTTCCCTAAAATGTGTTTCCTATCCAGACACACCCCTGTGCTTGTAGCACCGAAGTTTCCAACCTCAGCCATTgtgtctctccttccccttttcccaTCAGTCATTAAGACTCTTCCTAGGAACTTCCATTTCCAGCAATAAGGCGATCAAAATATTCTGTAAAACCTCCTGTTAGGAatgctcaataaaaatgaaacaaacatacTTCTAAATGCATAGCCAAATTCACAAGAAAGTAAGGAAAATCCCTAGgttacaaaaaaagagagagagagagaaaactgaaaaataaaggttAACTTTCCCAGGGTCATTTATCAACCATGGAATCCAAGGGGTTTGGAGAAGAGACCTAGGGTCAGAGTAGGACCCATGAAGGTGGGATATCTTTAGTGAAAAAGTAGTGTAGGATAAATAAACATTTCACCCACAAACAAAGATTGACGACAAgaaatatatctatctatctcagcCTGTACTCTGGTTGGGGGAAATAGGGCCTTTCATGAGAATATGGCATCTTATAGCCTGTCTCCTATAAATTTTGGGCTCATATTTATACTACTGTGGGGTTTTGAAACCCAAAGTTTGAAAATTAACATAAAAGTGGACTCAGGTGTGTAATGTTCCTGAGGTGCTTGGTTGCAGCCAAAGCAGAACTTCCTTGGAAGTGAACCAACCTCAATCCAGGTCACAAAGGCAACACTGAACATATGTCTGCAACCCAAGTTACCAAATGTAGAAATGAGTCACCATGAAAAAGCATCAGCAGACACAACAGACATCAAAATTTAACTACCAAGATCTTCAGATAATAGAATTAACatacattttaagtattttcaaaTGATTAAAGATGGGATAGAATCATGAGAAGATAAAATGCAACAAAGAAAAGACATTGTAGATTTGGAAAAGATAAAGTGAAAGATGAAGAATAGCCTTTGAAACAAAAACTGTGAACAGGTTAAACAGCAGATTAGGCATAGCCAAAGAAAGAATTAGTGGTCTGGAAGACAGGTCTGAGGAAATTAGAATGTAGCACCAAGagataaagagatggaaaatatgaagGTGAGATCAGGTTAAGCCATGGAGATGATGAGAATTGTAGAAGGAGGGATTAAAAGATTCGGAGAGGCAATATTTGAAGAGGAAATGGCTGACAATATTCTGAAACTGATAAAAAAAATATGACTCCATCTCCTAGCTTCTTACCAACACAGTGCAGATACTTAGTGCTGGGGCAGACCACCCCCTGCTTACCCTGGGGGAAAAGGGGAGAGGTTTACCCGAAGCACCAGCCTCATGGAGATAAGGCTGTCCAGGCCTGATTCGTCCAGCTGGAAGTGCTGCTCGAGGGTAAGGTCTGCATGGGGGAGAATCTGGCACAGAGGGATCTCCAGCACGCCTAGAGCACATTCTCGGTCATCATCAAGCACCTGGGCAGTGGGCCAGTCACAAAACAAGAGGATAACCAAGTCCCACCCTCACCAGACTACACTCTGGGCTCCAGCCAAGACTGAGTTCACTTCAGTAAGTATGTTCTGTGTTTCTTTTGGCCTCTGGTCCTGTTCTGAAAACTGGAAATGGGGCCAGGCCCGGTCCGTGCCTTCAATCAGGGCGAGAGAGCGACTCAGGGTAGAGGCAACTATGATCTGTATGAGGCAAGTCTGTCAAATGCCTGGGACCATCAGGGCTTTAGGGACTGATGCGCTGTGCTGCTCTATGTTGGGACTTCCAGACAGGGCTGAGGGTCCCCAAAGACCCCAGTTCTACTACTTGTTGGTCATGAGATCTTGGACAAGTCATCGTTTGAGCCTCTGTTTGCTCAGGTGTAAagaagatctctctctctcccacggatcttttttttaaagaagtacatCATCATTAATGTCCTGAGTAGATTCCAACCCAGGCCACGCTGGGTGCTAGGTAATCACTGGAGAGACTGGCGGGGAGCACCAAGGGACCTGAGGGTTTGTCCCTCCACAACCTCCTACCCAACGACCTTGGTCACCAGGCTCACGAAGACGTGGGCCCTTAGTATCCTCTCCTGACTTTACTGCAGGGGGAGCCTGCTCAAGTCCCCTACCCCTCCTAACTTAAGACACCTCTTAGCTGTGTTCCAAGAGCCCAACTTCAAGCAAACCTTCAGATGCAGCTGTTCAGCGGCCACGTTGTACACAAAGAAGGAGAACACCTGGCTCCACACAGGGTCCTTGCTGTGGGGACAGGTCTGGGGACAGGAGAGGGAGAGATCACTGAAGGGTCAAGTTGGGCAGAGCAGGATACCAGCACCCTCTGCTCTCATCCTGGCCCCTTGGTGCCATTGGGAGCCTTCTCGTGGGAGGCACTCGGGCAGGGCCGTCAGACTCCAAGGCAAGGAGCATTTGCCAGGAAGTCTCACGGGGCTGAATCCTACCAGCATTAGAGCTCACTTCCAGGGGGACTTctgctgctgggggtgggggaaaggacaCAGGCGTAGAGCCATGCCGAAGCTCGAACCCTGGTTCTTCTGCTTTCTAGCCCTTAGGCGAGTCACTGATCTCTGGCCTCCAGATTCTTGAACCGTGAAACTATCTTGTGAGGTTATTTTGAAGACAAGAGTCATATAAAGTGCCTCTCGTGTGCCAGCACCTACTAGGCATTCAGTGTGAGCGAATTCCCTTTTGCTTCTCTCCCTGAAGTGTTGGGGCACCCGCCCATTTTCCTTAGTCCTCGGCTACACGCCAAGCTGCCTTACCTTGCTCACGTGTGTCTTCTTGCCTACAGACAGCTTGACATAGGAAGAAGGGTCTCTGCTGACTTTATTCTGTGAGGGGACAAATCCACAAAGTGGAGGTGGCACCCGCCAGTGCCAACTGGAGACCCTGCCTCTCAACCCTCAGGAGCATCGGTGGGACCTGAGGCCACCCAACCACTTCCCTTTGAGAGAAGGCTCCCCTGGTGCTCCCAGGAGCCCCGGGCTGCCATCACTGTGCCAGCACCTAGACGGGGTTGACCCCAGGGGTAGCTTCCGAGTTAAAGATGGGAGGCCTGGCTGGGCACAGGCCCTTGTTCCCTCGAGCTGTGGAGACAGACAGGGTGCAGTTGAGTCCCGGCTCCCCCTTAGCCGTGTGGCACAAGCACTTAGCTTTCCgggtcctattttttttttttttttcggtacgcgggcctctcactgttgtggcctcccccgttgcggagcacaggctccggacgcgcaggcccagcggccatggctcacgggcccagccgctccgcggcatatgggatcctcccagaccggggcacgaacccgtatcccctgcatcggcaggcggactctcaaccactgcgccaccagggaggccccgggtcctatttttaaaatggcaataaaatggatGCACGGCCACCGTGGGACTCAGGCATAGCAGATGTGGGGATGAGCTGCCAAGCCCGGTGCCAGGCTCGCTGCAGGCTCAGTGAACGGCGGCGCTTATTGGCCCCAGCTGTGTGTGCACGGCGCCGCCCAGCACACGCGGGGCTGTGGTTACTCTGGGGAAAAGGAGCTGTGTGACTTGCTTTCACACCCACACTTACCTTGGCACATCTGGAGAGCCTTTTGGCTTGATATTCACCATTTACGTAGTCGAAAGGGTTTCTCTGCAGCACGAGAAGAACAGGGTGAATGAGCAACACGTGGACATTTGCAAGTGGCGGGCACACGGCAGGGTGTGTGTGACACTCTGGCTGTGTCACCACTCACCGGCAGGTTGCAGGCGCTCTCCAAGAAGACCATGAGAATGGCAGTGGAAAAACTACCATGGTCCTACAAGCAGACACAGACCCTCACTAGGTGCCCCCAGCATCAGGAGACACAGACTGGTTTAGGAGAAGCCTCTTCATGCCTGAAGAGCCAGCCCTTGCCCTCCAGACTGGCCATACCTTCCCTCACAACCTAGCTCTTTGCTGAGGCTGAAAATACAACTGCAGCATGACAGACTCAAGTCAGAACCGGTGGACTTCCCTATGAACTGGGCTGATGGGCACTAACAGAGCTTTTAAGGATCCCATCCGCCCTGTGTGGAGATGAGGGCTGAGGGACGTGCTCCCCAGAAGGTGGGGCTGGAGGACTCTGGGGGCGAGCTGTGTGGCTTCAGCTCGCtagctccctccctgcctccccgcaCAGCTCTCACAGGGACCAGACCTGCCACGAGCTCCCCCCTCCACGACAGCCCGCACTCACCTCCGTCACAGCTTCCGGGTCTGTGATCAGTGAAAGCCACTCCAGCCTCAGGTGCAGCTGCCCGCTCGTTGTGTCTTTCAGGGCAAACcactgcagggggagggggaggggaggagagcttGGGGAAAGGGCCAGTGGGACGCTGCTGACTCTCTTCAGGCAGCTCAGTTCTGGGACCCAGTAGGGCCCTAATAGGGGCTTCAGGGAAGAGGCGAACCAGCGCAGACAGGGTAGGCTCTGGACTAGGAGAGGCGGTTATGGAAGAGCAGAAGTACTACACTCTGGGATGGAAACGATGCTGTCCGCGAGGGGGGGGTTGCAGGCACCAACCCTACCTCGTCCACCACTCTGTCGGTCACGACGTCCCCGAGGGAGATCCGCAGGCTGGAATACACAGGGAGCGGGAGGTCAGCCCAGCCCGGAGGCAGCGACAAGCGGCGGGCGTGGAGGCCCACCCGGAAACCTATTTTGAAATATCTGAGTGGGACCCTCAAGACAGAGGCCCTCACTCATCCCAAGAATGAATGGGAGACCACTTTGAGCTCAGGCAAAGGAAGGACTGTCTAACCATCGGGGCTGCTCCCACTGGGCATGCTGCCCGGGCGGGCAGGCGGCCCTGACCCCAGAGGGGACTAAGCagacactgctggacaccctggCTCTGGATTGCCCAAGGAGGGTGCTATTGGTGTTCGGGCTGGGATGAGCCTTCGCTGTGCAGAGCTGCCCGTGCAGTGCAGGAGTTTAGCCTCCCTGTCGTGTGGCCTCTAAATGCCAGTGGCAGCACCTCCCGCAGTCACTGTAATAACCAGAAATGCCCCTCCCTCTCCAAAACTGGCCCAGATGCCCTCCCGGGGCTACGAATAGTTGGCCTGTGTGTGAGAGGCTGTAACACGTTCACGGCGCGCCGCCCGCCTTGCCCGCCCCGAGCCCACCTGGAGGGTCCTGAGAGCCAGAGGGGAAATTAATTCCATGTAACTGTTAGAAATGTGCTTGAGCTCAAAACACACTTGAAATCAGTTACCTAAACCACAAACCACAAGACACACTTCTAACCTGCAACATTACAAAAATCACAACTCCTCTCATTAAGATGAGAAATTAAAAACGATAAGGAACGTGGTGGTGAGCTATTTCTCGGTGGTCAGATTGTTCCCctcccgttttgttttgtttctattttttaaaatcacctgTTCACGGAAACAAGCTAAAAACTTTAGGAGTAAGAGGATGTGGGTAAAATGCTCTTTTCTGCTCCCTCCTAACCCCAGCCTCTGAGATGAGCAGCGGTGTAGCGTCCGCACGAGCACATGCGAACACTCGTACACGTCCATCCTCCCTGGAAAGATGTATCAACTGCTCAGGTCACTCCCAACTGCTTCCCCTACTTCCCTAGATAGAAATGAATATCCTCGAGGTCAACATACATAGATCCTACTCATCACTTTTTAAAGCTGCGGGCTATTCTGTAGTTTGGCAGTGACAAATTTGTTGAAACGTTCAGGCAATATCCTCTGACTCTGGACATTCACGTTTCCAGCTTTTTTGGTTTGTCACCACAGATAGGTCTGCAATAAACATTTCAGGTATAATGCTCTTATAGGAGATTCCTGGAATTGGGATGGCTGGACCAAAACACGTGTAAATTTAGAGTTTTGATAGCCAGCCCCACGCCGGTCATTTCAGTCCTCTCTCAGCCCTGAGGCTCTGTGCTCCTCTGaactggaaggagagagaggtgacTTGACCTGCAGGCCACAGCGGCTGATGCAGCGGACCTCAAGCATGACCCCAGCTCAGGGTGAGCAGATGGTTCCTGGGTACCGGGGGCCCGGCCATCCGTGCCAGCCTTGGGCCTGCCCACTGCTCCAAACGGGGACTCTGGGTGCATTATGAGGAGCACAGAAAGCAGAGCCCACGGTACACGAACGTCGGGGCCCTCCCTGTACCCTAGAGGGCTGGCGCTCAGGGCTGGGCACTCGGGAGGCAGCTGGGGGGAGGTTTGCGGCAGCGGTGCAGAACGATGGGACTGGTTGCCTGGTACTGACGTCACCACGTCAGAGTGCAGCGAGGGTTGCAGGGCCCTGGGCGCTGGAAGCAGGGGTACCTGGGCCTCAAGGCCTAGAGCCCTGCGCCCCCAGGCCCAGCTTGGCCCTCCTCCTCACCTGCCCAAGAAGTCATCCTTGTCAGGATCCTCATCGTACAGGTCCACCACCAGGTCCTGCCCAGGGACTTCATACACTATGaactggaaggagagagaggtgacTTGACCTGCAGGCCACAGCGGCTGACGCAGCAGACCTCAAGCATGACCCCAGGCGAGCCAAGGGCCAGCTCCGCCGCCTGCCAGCTCGGAGCCCCGGGCAGGTTCCTGCCCTTCTCAGTGCCTGGAGAACCCCACCTGTAAGAGGGAGTGATGCCCTCTCCTGTGGGTGCGGAGGATTAGAGGCAGCTTGTGCACGCCTGTGGGCAGGGTGGGTGCTCGGGATGCTGGCTGCTGTGTTTTCTGCCCGGGGCTTGCCGCTTCCCAACTGCAACACTCACAGGCTGTGGGCCTGCGCTTCACACGATAAGGACTGTGGCTGAACTTAAGGCAGAACGTCAGGCTCCTGGTGTCTGGCTCTGGGAGGGAGGGCTGAGAGGACCGGGCCAGAGCCCTGAGGTTCTGTGATTTGATTTGAAAACTTCCAACAAAGCCGGCTGTGGTTGGGAAGGGACATAGGAATCTGTCAATAGGCTGGCCCTCCATCAGGGGCCAGAGCGGCCCACCTCTGGAAGCCTGTCCCCAAGGGCCACGCCTGTGGCCCAGTGTTGCCCGTGGGTGTGTGAGGATCGTGAAGGTAGGGCCCTCCCTGTTTGGGACAGGACCACCCAGAGTGGAGCCCTGGAGGGCATGGAGAGCAGCTGGGAGCCGCTGAGGAGACCCTCACCTCAAACACCTCGTTCCAGGTGGGGTTCAGGTTCTTATAGATGGTCCTGCTCCGGAAGTGCTGCAGGCCGATGCTCACCTTGGCATAGGGGTCTGACTTGCCTCCGAGTCCTAGGAAGTTGTCCTTCTGGGCCAGCTTTTCTGCCTCCAGCAAGTGGGCTCTGATCACTCCCTGGAAAATGCCCCAGCCCGGGCCTCACAGCTGTTTCTAGGACCCTCAAGTCCCCGACATCAGAGCCCAAGCCATCAGCTATCACCCTAGCCCCACCTTACCCTCCCCATGTCTGGACAGGGAGACAGAAGCCAGAGGTGACAACCTCTCGGCCAGGGCCACGCAGCAAGGGACGGCAGGGCCCAGGGCTCTGTCCACTGCACCACGATGCCCGGCCACATTCCCGGCCCTCCCGCCCCTCCGTACCTCCAGCCTGCCCTGTGAAGGGCTCATTCCACTGCGGCCACTTCCTCGTCCTGTGCCAACTGACACGCCACCCAAGCGGCTTTCCTCCGGCGTTCCAGCCCCTCTCTAGCTTACACGTAGACTGAGGCCCGCTGTCATTTCCTCCCACTACCCAGGTGTACACACCCCTGTGGTCGCTGCCTGCTGCTGGCAGTGGGTCCCTGGGCTCGTAAAGGCCCCAGCACTGAGTCACCCCACTCCCAACATCCTAGGCTATGTCTCAAGTCAGAACAGAGCAGAAGAACCAGGAAAAACACAGTCCAGGGGGCCAGTAGGCCTCTGGCCTAgaactatttcttttaaatatcagtaaatacatatgcatttgccctttgacccagcaatcccacgtcTAGAAATCTATCCTAAAGACATACTggcaaacatatgaaaagatatggaCAAGGCTCTTCACGACAGCACTATTGGAAATAACAGAAGCCCAGACACAGCTCAGCCATCCATCAGTAGAGAACTGGTTGAACAGATGCGGTACATTCACGTGGTGGAGTACCACGTACCACACTGTCATAGGGTGACCCTCATGACACGTGCATAGCAGCAAGGTGAGGAGAGCTGTGGCCCGCTGCCGTCCATCCAAGAAAGGGGGACTATGCGTGGAATCAGATGCGTACCCACAGCCATCACGCGTGTATGTGCTCatattagaaaacaaataatgaaaaatactgGAGGAGGAGGGACTAGGTGGTAGAAGCTAGACTCCTTAAAGCACAATTTGTTTTTCACACTGGCCTTTAGAAGTGTGCAAATATTTTACATGATTGTGAAAGCAAGTTAAGGTAAAAATTAAACTctagaaacagaaaatggaaggaaacaaaTTAATGTAAATATTCACGGCCAGTtgtcacagacacacagagaggaacTATTCCAAGTGAGTTTAAATTGTAGCCACTCGACAGTACATCTCTAGTGGGATATGCCCTAAGGACAATGTCTGCAGTAGCTATGATGTAGGTGACGGTGCTGTGCTAAGACTGCTAAACGCACAGTGTGGGGTAAGGGCCACGCGTCACCCCTGCGTGGCCTGATGCCTCACACCTGGCTCTGATGGTAAAAATAGGCACTTTCCCCTCTCCTGAGGCCCTGACTCCCAGCCCCACGGCCAGGGCACCTTCTGCAGGGAGGCCATGTGGCTGTCCTCCTGAGGACAGCCCTGAGGGCTGGCCCCCTCCTCAGGGGCCCCCTGAGCTcccagggcgggcgggggcggtGGCGCTGAGCACCCAAGGAAGCCCCCCGTCCTGGCTCCTTCCCAGAAGACGGAAGCCTTCTTCCTGCCACCAAAGGATGGAATGGGAGCCTCCTGTCCCTGAAGGCTCCTGGAGTTTCCCGGGAGCGAGCGTGACTGCCCACAGTCCCCAACACAGGCCACATGGGGGGACCAGGATCCAGGAAGGAATGCTCCCTGGGCTTTTTCCCTCCCAAGacgggtgactttgggcaagtcattcaaCCTCCCTGAGACTCAGTCTTCGCCCCATAAAATAGGATGCCAGGCCCTCCCAGGGCGGACATGAGCATCGCCCTCCGAGGGTGCGTCTCCCTGGCCCGTCTGTCCCTGTGCTCTGGGCCCAGTGCCCTAGCGGCCCGCGCAGGTACTCACGCGGGGCAGAGGGAAGCGCAGGGCAGTCAGGTCCAGCCCTTTCTTCACGGGCACAGTCACACGGTTGGGCAGCACCATGTGGGCAGCGATGAGGTCCTCCAGCAGGCTGTCTGACACGTCACTGGGGACAGTGGGCACGCACAGCTGTGGAGGGTGGCACCACCTCCCCTAGGCCgcctgcccgcccgcccgcccatCCCTGGAGCTGGAACCAGGAGCACAGCCTGGGGGCAGGTGGGCCCATCTCGGGACGGAGCAGCCCTGACCCCAGCCTGCCTGGATGGGGGGTCAGGGGGGGATGTAGGGTGCACATTTTGACCGCCCCTGGGCCCCCCACCCCAATCCTGCTTTGTTCTCTGAGGCATCACAGCATGGTAGCCAAGAGCGAGGACATGGATCCTGGGTTAGAATCTTGGCTCCGTCACCcataagctgtgtgaccttggaaagttGCTGCTCTCTCCagaccttagtttcctcatctctaaaatggggctaATTATGCCTACTTCCTGGGGTTGTTACGAGGATGAGTTAATACGTGTGAAGTGCCGAGAACAGTGCTCAGTGCCCAGTAAATGCCAGGTACGTGTCCACTGTTGTAGCCCTTCTACTCTCTGACATCACCTTGAAATCCTCCTTCTTTATTGCCTGACTCCATCTCGCCAGTAGAGGGAGACAGGGGCAGTGCCCAGAACAGGGCCGGCAcgcagtaggtgctcaggaaatatcTTCTAAGTGAAAGAACGCATGACTGGATTCTCTGCGCCCAGGGGGCGAAGATCAGTGGGAATATCCCCAGTGAGGGAGTGAGTGGTCCTCCCCGCAGGCGGGGACAGCTGCTGGGCCTGGCGAGCCAGCCAGGG is part of the Mesoplodon densirostris isolate mMesDen1 chromosome 5, mMesDen1 primary haplotype, whole genome shotgun sequence genome and encodes:
- the ESYT3 gene encoding extended synaptotagmin-3 isoform X2; translated protein: MPEEEPCAPGAPGSRGTERTPGPEPRLSSQLLPELYNFAARVLFYLTPVCLAGYLGISFTWLLLGALGWMCWRRNRLGKLGRLAAAFEFLNNERQFISRELRGQHLPAWMHFPDVERVEWANKITSQIWPYLSMIMENKFREKLEPKIREKNAHLRTFTFTKLYFGQKCPRINGVKVHTNQCNRRQVVLDLQICYIGDCEISVALQKIQAGVNGIQLQGTLRLILEPLLVDKPFVGAVTMLFLQKPHLQINWTGLTNLLDVPGINDVSDSLLEDLIAAHMVLPNRVTVPVKKGLDLTALRFPLPRGVIRAHLLEAEKLAQKDNFLGLGGKSDPYAKVSIGLQHFRSRTIYKNLNPTWNEVFEFIVYEVPGQDLVVDLYDEDPDKDDFLGSLRISLGDVVTDRVVDEWFALKDTTSGQLHLRLEWLSLITDPEAVTEDHGSFSTAILMVFLESACNLPRNPFDYVNGEYQAKRLSRCAKNKVSRDPSSYVKLSVGKKTHVSKTCPHSKDPVWSQVFSFFVYNVAAEQLHLKVLDDDRECALGVLEIPLCQILPHADLTLEQHFQLDESGLDSLISMRLVLRLLHLEERELGSPYTGPEALKKGPLLIKGATNQGPRAPAQGEGPAALPRPPDPASASESSTATTRATIAATKPSLQEMGPEPKGKDRARGFCAPTGEKKSVSTTFLAAPGPPCPGPIKSPRPTKCPASLFAWPPKRPAPSVSSLNSRASSCFDLTDDSLSTEDGDLGHQGLGEIQLTVRYVRLQQCLSVLVNGCRKEVGES
- the ESYT3 gene encoding extended synaptotagmin-3 isoform X1; its protein translation is MPEEEPCAPGAPGSRGTERTPGPEPRLSSQLLPELYNFAARVLFYLTPVCLAGYLGISFTWLLLGALGWMCWRRNRLGKLGRLAAAFEFLNNERQFISRELRGQHLPAWMHFPDVERVEWANKITSQIWPYLSMIMENKFREKLEPKIREKNAHLRTFTFTKLYFGQKCPRINGVKVHTNQCNRRQVVLDLQICYIGDCEISVALQKIQAGVNGIQLQGTLRLILEPLLVDKPFVGAVTMLFLQKPHLQINWTGLTNLLDVPGINDVSDSLLEDLIAAHMVLPNRVTVPVKKGLDLTALRFPLPRGVIRAHLLEAEKLAQKDNFLGLGGKSDPYAKVSIGLQHFRSRTIYKNLNPTWNEVFEFIVYEVPGQDLVVDLYDEDPDKDDFLGSLRISLGDVVTDRVVDEWFALKDTTSGQLHLRLEWLSLITDPEAVTEDHGSFSTAILMVFLESACNLPRNPFDYVNGEYQAKRLSRCAKNKVSRDPSSYVKLSVGKKTHVSKTCPHSKDPVWSQVFSFFVYNVAAEQLHLKVLDDDRECALGVLEIPLCQILPHADLTLEQHFQLDESGLDSLISMRLVLRLLHLEERELGSPYTGPEALKKGPLLIKGATNQGPRAPAQGEGPAALPRPPDPASASESSTATTRATIAATKPSLQEMGPEPKGKDRARGFCAPTGEKKSVSTTFLAAPGPPCPGPIKSPRPTKCPASLFAWPPKRPAPSVSSLNSRASSCFDLTDDSLSTEDGDLGHQGLGEIQLTVRYVRLQQCLSVLVNGCRNLMPCTSSGADPYVRVYLLPERRWVSRKKTSVKRKTLDPLFDETFEFFVPLDEVKKRSLDIAVKNSRPLGSHRRKELGKVLIDLSKEDLNKGFSQWYKLTPDGQPRS